A genomic region of Salvelinus namaycush isolate Seneca chromosome 7, SaNama_1.0, whole genome shotgun sequence contains the following coding sequences:
- the LOC120050368 gene encoding pistil-specific extensin-like protein codes for MTSPESPLPSPSPCPPPPLPSSPTPSSPAPSSLPLPPSLPPTGEVMVLALGRKKQRMLICLSLLPNLFLAFLLSSDPLLTLASPHHCRLPGPSPAPQVLNASLPWEKGGRVGDSGGLSQCKQYINGTQSRVENCDAGWDYNVTEGLRINIVTEVPQGTLSVSLFS; via the coding sequence ATGACATCACCTGagtcccccctcccctccccttccccctgtccacctccccccctcccctcttctcccactCCCTCGTCTCCcgctccttcctccctcccgcttcccccctccctgcctcccacGGGGGAGGTGATGGTCCTGGCCCTAGGGAGGAAGAAACAGAGGATgctcatctgtctctccctcttgcCCAATCTCTTCCTGgccttccttctctcctcggaTCCCCTGCTCACCCTCGCCTCGCCCCACCACTGCCGCCTCCCGGGACCTTCGCCTGCTCCGCAGGTCCTCAACGCCTCTCTGCCCTGGGAGAAAGGGGGCAGAGTGGGGGACAGCGGAGGGCTGTCTCAGTGCAAGCAGTATATCAACGGTACCCAGTCCAGGGTGGAGAACTGCGATGCTGGCTGGGACTACAATGTCACAGAAGGATTGAGAATTAACATTGTTACTGAGGTACCTCAAGGAACTTTGTCGGTCTCATTGTTTTCTTGA
- the LOC120050647 gene encoding solute carrier family 22 member 17-like — MRWDLVCGQYWLVPVEEVSFILGVLTGCLGLGFAADRLGRLKTLLTSLTLSVVFGVLVCVSTSPPIFIVMRFCLAAASAGVYLTLYITRLELCDPSLRLLVTMVAGLTTVSGELLLLGVALSCQSWRGLLGAGAAPLSLFLTYGIPGVFPESPRWLLLSERSADLNFFSERRDRERDDESFTELDSEPSPSTYPHLSFPELVHSRNIWKNMCVLGFTSFISHGISHCYSSFRGDVRGTAPSFYWTYLLSVCAGGGAWLLLWATVNRCGRRGILLLAMTMTGLASLILLGLMEYLSEAAITVFSVMGLFSSQAAASLCVLFTAEIMPTIIRGSGVGTVLALGCVGRLTSPLMDLRNHYGYFLHHVVYSSLALLAVLSILLLPESKRKPLPQTLADGEQYRRPPLGRRRRDNVPLLATPNPET; from the exons ATGCGG tggGATTTAGTGTGTGGTCAGTACTGGCTGGTCCCAGTCGAGGAGGTGTCCTTCATCCTGGGTGTTCTGACAGGATGCCTGGGACTGGGCTTTGCTGCTGACAG ACTGGGCAGGTTGAAGACACTGCTCACCTCGCTAACCCTCTCGGTGGTATTTGGCGTGCTTGTGTGCGTCTCTACCTCCCCCCCTATCTTTATTGTCATGCGCTTTTGCCTGGCTGCTGCTAGTGCTGGTGTCTACCTCACGCTTTACATCACAC GTCTTGAACTCTGTGATCCCTCACTGCGTCTCCTGGTCACCATGGTGGCAGGACTAACTACGGTTTCTGGGGAGCTGCTGTTGCTGGGTGTTGCTCTGTCTTGCCAGTCCTGGAGGGGCTTACTCGGAGCTGGGGCTGCaccactctctctgttcctcacctatgg TATTCCAGGAGTATTTCCTGAGTCTCCTCGCTGGCTTCTTCTCTCTGAGAGATCAGCTGATCTGAATTtcttcagtgaaagaagagatagagagagggatgacgAGAGCTTCACAG AGTTGGACTCGGAGCCGTCTCCCTCTACTTACCCCCACCTGTCCTTCCCAGAGCTTGTACACAGCAGGAACATCTGGAAAAACATGTGTGTGCTCGGCTTCACCTC GTTCATTTCCCATGGCATTAGTCATTGTTACAGCTCATTTCGGGGTGATGTCAGAGGCACTGCCCCCAGCTTCTATTGGACCTATCTGCTGTCCGTCTGTGCTGGAGGAGGGGCCTGGCTGTTGTTATGGGCAACCGTGAACAGGTGTGGTCGCCGTGGTATCCTGCTCCTCGCCATGACAATGACAGGGCTGGCATCTCTGATTCTCCTCGGACTGATGGAGT ATCTAAGTGAGGCGGCCATCACTGTGTTCTCAGTGATGGGACTTTTCTCCTCCCAGGCGGctgcctctctctgtgtcctcttcACTGCAGAGATCATGCCCACCATCATCAG GGGCAGTGGCGTGGGCACGGTGTTGGCCCTGGGCTGCGTGGGCCGCCTCACCTCGCCCCTCATGGACCTGCGCAACCACTACGGCTACTTCCTGCACCACGTGGTGTACTCCTCCCTGGCCCTGCTGGCCGTGCTCTCCATCCTGCTGCTGCCCGAGAGCAAGAGGAAACCCCTGCCCCAGACGCTGGCCGATGGGGAGCAGTACCGACGCCCCCCGCTgggcaggaggaggagggacaacGTTCCCCTGCTGGCCACCCCCAACCCAGAGACCTAG